The nucleotide sequence CCATAAAAAATGTCACTGAAGAGGGCTAGTGCAGATGAATGCCCCCGATTCTCTCGAGTGGATTGAAAATGAATTAAGGGCCATACGGGGGAAGAATCTTTTCAGAACGCTGACGGAGATCGCCTCGGGGCAGTCCCCGGAGATATTGATCGGCGGGAAAAAGCACATACTTCTTGCTTCCAACAACTATCTGGGTCTTTCGACCGACCCGAGGATTGTGGAGGCCGCAGCCTCGGCTCTCGCCAAGTACGGTACGGGTTCCGGGGGGTCGAGGCTTGTGAGCGGAAGTTCTGATCTTCACGCCGCGCTTGAGAGAAAAATAGCGGAGTTCAAATCGACCGAGGCCGCGATTCTTTTCTCAAGCGGCTATCTCGCAAATGTGGGAACGATCGCCGCGCTAGTCGGGGAAGGGGACACGGTGTTCAGCGACGAGCTTAACCACGCATCCATAATAGACGGCTGCAGGCTCTCCCGGGCGAGGGTGAAGATCTATCCCCATCTTGATACGGACAGCCTTCGGCGCATGGTTTCAAGGAGCCGGAGCGGCGGAAAGAAGCTCATAGTCACAGATACGGTGTTCAGCATGGACGGGGACCTCACGGACCTCGGGGAGATCTGCTCGATCTCCGAGCGTCACGGCTGCATGCTCATGGTGGACGAGGCCCACGCGATGGGAGTTCTAGGAGAGAAGGGGAGCGGAGCCACCGAATATTTCGGAGTCGAGGACAGGGTCCCCGTGGTCATGGGTACTCTTTCGAAAGCCGTCGGGTCCCTGGGCGGATACGTGGCCGGCAGCCGCAGTCTTGTCGACTTTATCCGAAACAGGGCAAGAAGCTACATTTTCGATACGTCCCTTCCCGCGGCATCTCTTGCCGCTTCAATCGAGGCGATCAGCATTATCGAGAATGAACCGCAGAGAAGAAAACATCTCATGGATCTTGTAGATAAGTTCAAGTCGGGTCTTTGCGACATGGGATTTAACGTGCTTCCGTCCCAGAGCGCGATCGTGCCCGTATTGACCGGAGAACCGGAAGCTACCCTTGAGCTCGCCTCGGCGCTTCGCGAGCTGGGAATTTACACTCCGGCCGTAAGGCCTCCCTCCGTTCCCGCCGGAAAATGCAGGATAAGGGCGTCGCTTATGGCGACCCACACGGGAGACCACATATCACGGGCTCTTGAGGGGTTCAGGGCGGCAAGCTCGCTTGTGAGCAGCTCCTAATACCTGAGGTTGTAGGTCTGCGGTTCCCGGCAGTCTTTAAAGGGAACGGTCGGGACATCAAACAGGTCACGGACTATGAAGGCTTTTGGGCCTTCGATCAGCTCCCTGATGTCATCTACGAATCCTCCCGACGTGGCGTAGCCCACTCCGTCGTTTGCGAGGTCGTGGTTCACGGTCCCGCCTGAGAATTCGTCGTCCCTTTGGGCCCTGATGATGTTGTAAACAGCCGTGTCCACCCTTTTGAGCATCGAGGTCAGTATGTATTCCCGCACGGATTCATCGCTGGTTCCGTACTGATCCGAGTCGACTCCTATGGCCCAGACCTTGGAATTGTCCTCCTGCGAGCTGAATTCCCTGGCGGCCTCGAAAAGCCCCGCTCCAGAGCTCCCTGCGGCGTGAAAAACGATGTCCGAACCGCCGCTGAACATCCCTTCCGCCGCGGCCTTAGCCCCCTCCGGGTTAAAGAAGCCGCTTATGTCGGGCGGCCCGTCAGGATTCTGGGGGTCTGAGAACTGAGACAGGTAGGATGTTTCGACCTCCATGTTCTTGTTAATCCCTTTTACCATGGCTAAAACGCCTGAGATGAACCCGGCCTCAAACTTTTCAATGAGCCTGTCAGGGGTTCCGCATACTCCCCCTATGAAGCCTACCTTGCCGGTTTCGCTTTTAAGGGCGGCCGCCACCCCCACGAGGAAGGAACCCTCGGCCTCGTTAAATACCAGGCTTGCGAAATTCGTCGGCGAGTCGCCTCTCTGCAGGATGTCTATACCCGCGAAATTAGTGTCAGGATTGACGGCTGCGACTTTCTTTATTGAATTCTCAAATGAAAATCCGACAGCTATTACCAGATCATTGTCATCGGCCAGAGACTGAAGCAACTTCTCGCGGTTGCTCTCCGTACCGTCAGTCGTTTCCTCGCTCACCACCGCTCCGAGTTCCTCCTGGGCTCTTTTCATGCCCCCATATGCGGAATCATTGAATGACCCGTCGCCTTTCCCCACGGTGTCATAGACAATCCCGACCCTGGGATCGCTTTCTTCCGGGGAACCGTCATCGTCGTGGCACGAGAGAACCGCAAAAGACAGAAAAAGCGCCAGAGGCGCAATAAGTGCGAGGGTGTTTAAGCTCAAGGTTCGTCTTAAGGTTTTTCCGGTCATTTTCTTCCTCCGGCAAGGTTTCGAAAAAAAGGTTTTTTGCGAGCACCGAACTTAAAGCCGTTCCTGCGGCGTAGATGCACAAGCGGAAGAAGTATATATCAGGACAAGGAGAATTACACCCGGAAGCAGGAGAACCCTCGTGTGGCATTTAAAGACTCTCTGTCCCCGATCTCTTGCTCCAAGGCGTGTTTGACATGCGGCGGGTTGTGCTCTAGAGTTTAGCGAAATGCCGATTGGAGGATACGTGTTCTAATGGATTGGGGCATGAAAAACAGGATGGCCCGCATTATAAGGCCAGATACCGGAAGGGCGGTAATGCTAGCCCTCGACCACGGCTACTTCCTGGGTCCCACCCACCGCCTTGAGGTTCCTGAAGAAACCATAACTCCCCTTCTTCCCTACGCCGATACCATAATGCTCACAAGAGGGGTGCTGAGAACCTCGGTTTCCCCCGACTCGGGAGCCAACGTGGTGCTCAGGGTCTCCGGAGGAACGAGCATAGCGGGCCCGCATCTTGAGGACGAGGGAATTACAGTAGATTTCGAGGAGGCGATAAGGCTTAATGTTGTGGGAGTAGGGCTTTCCGTCTTTGTCGGAACCGAGTTTGAGAGACAGACCCTTTTGGGGCTCTCAGAGCTTGTGAACCAGGGAGAGAAGTACGGCATTCCGGTTCTCGGGATAACTGCTGTCGGAAAGGAGCTTGAAAAAAGGGATTCAAGGTACCTCGCGCTTTGCTGCAGGATATGCGCCGAACTCGGGGCGCGTCTTGTCAAAACTTATTACTGCGAGGATTTCGAGAAAGTGACCCGAAGCTGCCCTGTCCCCATAGTGATCGCTGGCGGTCCCAAGCTTGACACCGAGATGGATGTTTTCAACATGACTCACGAGGCCATATCCCGGGGCGCCGCTGGGGTCGACATGGGAAGGAACATTTGGCAGCGCGACAACCCCGTGGCGATTATAAGGGCGATCCGCGGGATCGTTCACGAGAACATGACCCCAAAGCAGGCCCACGAACTCTTCACGGAACTAAAAGAAGAAAGTTCCTAGTATGCTTGCCGCAGTCTACCACACTAACAGCGACATAAGAATTGAGGAATTTCCCCGCCCCGAGCCGGGAGAAGGGGAGATACTGATCAGGATCAGGGCGAGCGGAATCTGCGGAAGCGACCTCATGGAATGGTACAGGGTCCCGAAAGCTCCCTTGGTGCTGGGTCACGAGGTTGCGGGAGAGGTGGCCGAAACGGGGCCGGGAGTGAGCCGGTTCCAGGAGGGCGACAGGGTCGTGGCCACCCACCACGTTCCTTGCGAGAAATGCCGTTACTGCCTCACCGGCAGGCACACCAACTGTCCCATGATAAGGAAATCGGGTTTTAACCCGGGTGGTTTCTCGGAATACGTGTGCGTAGCACCGCCGAATGTCGAGCGGGGCGTTCTTCATCTTCCGGATAGCGTTTCTTTTGAGGAAGGATCGTTCACGGAACCCTTGGGCTGCGTCACGAGAGCAATCCGGGCAGCGGGGCTGAAATCGGGGGAGAGCGTGACGATTCTCGGAAGCGGCATTGCGGGACTTTTATGCCTTCAGTGCGTTCTTCATCTCGGCGCCGGGCCGGTTTTCGCAACCGATTCAAACGAATTTAAACTCCGTAAGGCCATGGATTTCGGGGCCAATTGCGCTTTCAGTTCCGATGACGATATCGCTTCGCTCGTGAGAGAAAACAACTCGGGATACCTCTCGGATATGGTGATAGTCTGCACAGGGGCGCAGGCTGCGATAAAAAGTGCTTTCGAACTTGTTTCCCCGTCGGGGAAAATCCTTTTTTTCGCTCCTTCCGACCCGGAATTTACACTTGATTTCCCCTTTAATGAATACTGGTGGTCTGGAGTTCGGGTCGTAAGTTCCTACGCCGCAGCTCCTGGGGATCTTGAAGATGCGCTTTCTCTA is from Candidatus Dadabacteria bacterium and encodes:
- the bioF gene encoding 8-amino-7-oxononanoate synthase encodes the protein MNAPDSLEWIENELRAIRGKNLFRTLTEIASGQSPEILIGGKKHILLASNNYLGLSTDPRIVEAAASALAKYGTGSGGSRLVSGSSDLHAALERKIAEFKSTEAAILFSSGYLANVGTIAALVGEGDTVFSDELNHASIIDGCRLSRARVKIYPHLDTDSLRRMVSRSRSGGKKLIVTDTVFSMDGDLTDLGEICSISERHGCMLMVDEAHAMGVLGEKGSGATEYFGVEDRVPVVMGTLSKAVGSLGGYVAGSRSLVDFIRNRARSYIFDTSLPAASLAASIEAISIIENEPQRRKHLMDLVDKFKSGLCDMGFNVLPSQSAIVPVLTGEPEATLELASALRELGIYTPAVRPPSVPAGKCRIRASLMATHTGDHISRALEGFRAASSLVSSS
- the lsrF gene encoding 3-hydroxy-5-phosphonooxypentane-2,4-dione thiolase, which codes for MDWGMKNRMARIIRPDTGRAVMLALDHGYFLGPTHRLEVPEETITPLLPYADTIMLTRGVLRTSVSPDSGANVVLRVSGGTSIAGPHLEDEGITVDFEEAIRLNVVGVGLSVFVGTEFERQTLLGLSELVNQGEKYGIPVLGITAVGKELEKRDSRYLALCCRICAELGARLVKTYYCEDFEKVTRSCPVPIVIAGGPKLDTEMDVFNMTHEAISRGAAGVDMGRNIWQRDNPVAIIRAIRGIVHENMTPKQAHELFTELKEESS
- a CDS encoding alcohol dehydrogenase catalytic domain-containing protein, whose protein sequence is MLAAVYHTNSDIRIEEFPRPEPGEGEILIRIRASGICGSDLMEWYRVPKAPLVLGHEVAGEVAETGPGVSRFQEGDRVVATHHVPCEKCRYCLTGRHTNCPMIRKSGFNPGGFSEYVCVAPPNVERGVLHLPDSVSFEEGSFTEPLGCVTRAIRAAGLKSGESVTILGSGIAGLLCLQCVLHLGAGPVFATDSNEFKLRKAMDFGANCAFSSDDDIASLVRENNSGYLSDMVIVCTGAQAAIKSAFELVSPSGKILFFAPSDPEFTLDFPFNEYWWSGVRVVSSYAAAPGDLEDALSLIEKGAVDVEKMITHRFSLEDIQRGFALAGNPKESLKIVIIP
- a CDS encoding BMP family ABC transporter substrate-binding protein, with the protein product MTGKTLRRTLSLNTLALIAPLALFLSFAVLSCHDDDGSPEESDPRVGIVYDTVGKGDGSFNDSAYGGMKRAQEELGAVVSEETTDGTESNREKLLQSLADDNDLVIAVGFSFENSIKKVAAVNPDTNFAGIDILQRGDSPTNFASLVFNEAEGSFLVGVAAALKSETGKVGFIGGVCGTPDRLIEKFEAGFISGVLAMVKGINKNMEVETSYLSQFSDPQNPDGPPDISGFFNPEGAKAAAEGMFSGGSDIVFHAAGSSGAGLFEAAREFSSQEDNSKVWAIGVDSDQYGTSDESVREYILTSMLKRVDTAVYNIIRAQRDDEFSGGTVNHDLANDGVGYATSGGFVDDIRELIEGPKAFIVRDLFDVPTVPFKDCREPQTYNLRY